The DNA segment ACTCTCCTAGTGTGGTGCGACCCACAATTGTTTTCTGCAATCCTTGTATGGAACAATTGAGAATTTCGCAACGGACGCGCGAATTCCCATCACCTTGTACACAGCGGAAAGTACGTGACCGGCTTAAACCCGGACCAAGCTAGCACCCCAAGTGAAGCCACCGCCCATCGCCTCAAACATAACCAGATCGCCGGGCTTAATCCGCCCATCGCGGCGCGCCACGTCAAACGCCAACGGCACAGAGGCCGCCGAAGTGTTGGCGTGTTGATCGACCGTCACGACGACCTTTTCGGGCGGAATGCCTAGTTTCTTTGCGGTCGCATCGAGAATGCGAGCGTTCGCTTGATGCGGGACCACCCAATCGATATCTTGAGCAGAAACTCCAGCGTCTTCAATAACTTCATTGAGAACACTGGAAAGGTTCACAACCGCGTGGCGAAACACCTCGCGGCCCTTCATCCTCAGATGCCCAACGGTTTGCGTGGTCGATGGTCCGCCATCGACATACAACAGATCATGGTTGGCGCCGTCAGCATGGAGGCGGCTTGCCAGAATGCCTGGGCCGCCTTCATGGGCCGGGTCCACACAATCGGCTGCTTCCATGACCACTGCGCCAGCGCCGTCGCCAAACAAGACACAGGTCGTGCGATCTTCCCAATCGAGAATTCTACTAAAAGTCTCTGCCCCGATCACCATTGCACGCTTTGCCATGCCCGTGGTCAACAGCGAATCGGCGGTGGTTAGCGCATAGAGAAAGCCGGAACACACCGCCGCGACATCAAAGGCCACACCGCCATTGCATCCCAAGGCGTTTTGAACCTTTGTTGCAGTTGCGGGGAATGTGTTGTCTGGCGTTGCGGTGGCAACAATAATCAAGCCAATGTCGCTGGCCGTAAGCCCAGCATCGTTCAACGCGGCTTGCGCAGCCTTTATCGCCAACGATGCGGTGGTTTCGCTCTCACCTGCAATATATCTTTGCCGGATACCCGTGCGCTCGACGATCCATTCGTCCGATGTGTCAATCTGAGCGGCAAGTTCTGCATTCGATACGATGCGCTCAGGAAGCGCCGAGCCTGATCCCAAAATTCGAGATCCGGTCACATTCACCATCAACTTGCCCCGTTGCTATTGGTGCGCAGCGCGTCCTCGCCCAATTCGGCAAGGTCATTGGCGATGCGTTGAGTCAATTGATCTTCCAACAGGCGCGCAGCCACAGCGACCGCATGAGCCACACCTTTGGCTGTTGCGCTGCCATGACTTTTCACGACCACACCGTTCAGACCGAGAAATACGGCGCCGTTGTGATTGTTGGGATCAAGATGGTGCCGCAACAACTCGGTTGCCGGTTTTGACACCAGAAAACCGATTTTTGAACGGATAGAACTGGTGAACGCTTGTTTCAAAAGGTCAGTCACAAAGCGTGCCGATCCCTCGATCGCTTTCAACGCAATATTCCCCGAGAAACCGTCGGTCACCACAACATGCGTTTCGCCGCGATTGATTTTGTCGGATTCGACAAAGCCGTCAAAATCCAGCGCAAGTCCGCCATCTTTGCTGGCGACCGCATCGGAAAGGAACGCCGCTGCGTCGCGCAAGGCGTCTGTGCCTTTGATTTCCTCGGTGCCGATATTCAACAGCCGTACAGAAGGACGTTCAAACCCATTCACGATCCGCGAATAGGCCGCACCCATCACAGCAAATTGGACAAGGTTGCGGGCGTCTGCCTCGGTGTTCGCACCCAGATCGAGCATCACGACATCGTGCGCTTCGAGCGTGGGCAGCAACGCAGCCAAAGCCGGGCGATCAATGCCTGGCATCGTGCGCAAGGCGATCTTGCTCATCGCCATAAGAGCGCCGGTGTTGCCGGCACTAACCGCGGCACCTGCATCGCCTTGTTTTACCGCGTTCACTGCAAGACCCATGCTTGTGGTCTTTGCCCGGCGGATGGCTTTGCTTGGCTGTTCATCGCCGCTGATCACATCTTCGCAATGAAGGATTTCAGAAGCGTCGCGCATTCCGGGATGCGCGCTCAACGCTTTTTCAATACGCGGCTGATCCCCGACGAGGAGAAACTTGAATTTCTCATGCTCTCGACGGGCGATGGCTGCGCCTTCGACCATGACGCGCACACCTTCATCGCCGCCCATCGCGTCAACAGCGATACGCGGGAAAGTCATGCACCTGGTCCTTTCTTAAAGACGGGTCAGAGGCCCTTGGGCGCCATCACTTCGCGGCCGTTATAAAAACCGCATGCGGGGCACATATTGTGCGGACGCTTAAGTTCGCCACAATTGCTGCATTCTTGGAACGCTTCAACCGACAGCGAATCGTGTGCGCGGCGATTGCCGCGGCGATGGGGGGAAACTTTTCTCTTTGGGACAGCCATGGCTACGCCACTTCCTAAGGTAAATCTGTTGTTTGCGCGGGAACCGCACTGAATAAGTCGCCCAATCGGACGTTTCGATTGTCGCCCTTAGGGCAAGGCAGCTTTACGCACAAGGTGTATCCCCGAAGGAATACCGAATGCGAACAGCGTCCGTGCCGGTTGTGGCGGAAGGCGCGCGATATAACGCAATTTTCGCAGAGCGCAAGCAGACCTTTGTTCAACCAATTGACGAAGCATTGCCACACAGCAGGTGCGCGCGTAGCAATGCCCGACACATACAAGAGGGGATCTGCCATGATGACTATTTTACCCGTTACACTCGCGGCGGCCGCAGCGGCTGCTATTTTGAACCTGTGGTTGTCGATCCGCATCGGTGCGATCCGTCAAGCAACAGAGATCAGCATCGGCCATGCCGACAGTGATCCATTGGAGCGCCGGATGCGCGCTCAGTCGAATTTTGTAGAGAATACGCCGTTTGTTCTGGCGCTGGTTCTGGCGATTGAGTTGACGGGCAAAGGCTCTTGGTGGCTTGCCTATGTAGCGGGCGCCTACTTCATCGCCCGCATCGCGCACGCTTACGGCATGGACGGCGGCAAATTCAAAGCAGGCCGTATGGTTGGTACATTGATCACGATGGTCGTGTTGCTCGGCCTGGCGATTGTGGCGGCATTGATTGCTGGACGGGTGCTTTAACCCAAGTCTGGGACGACACCGCCTCATCCATTACGTGATTGCCTAGATTGCCAAACGATAGCCGATCTATAGAGTTAAGTAATGAGAGTGATCACACTTATCGCAGGTAGTATGACGCTGCTGGTACAACTTGTATTGTTGCTGGCAGTGGCGTCATATTTAACCGGCAATTCGATCTCAGTAGTGATGTATATCGCTATTTACGCCATTGTCGTATTTATCTGGATTAGAGCGATCGAGAAATTTCTTGATCTTTAGCTAAGCGCGTAATCGCTGACGAAAGCGTTTGTCTTGCGCTCTTGGCCAAATGTGCTGGTTGGGCCGTGGCCTGGGATGAACATCACATCATCGCCCAATGGCCAAAGGCGCTGAGTGATCGCATCGATCAAATCCTGATGATTGCCACGTGGGAAATCGGTGCGTCCGATTGACCCTTGGAACAAAACATCCCCGACAATCGCAAAACGGCTGGGTTCGTGGAAGAAGATGACGTGTCCGGGCGTGTGGCCGGGGCAATGGATCACATCCAGCGTCAAATCGCCCACCGTCACTGTGTCGCCCTGTTCCAGCCACCGATCAGGGGTAAAGCTTCTCGCCTCCATCCCGTAACGCGCGCCGTCATCATCCAGTTTTTCAATCCAGAAAATGTCGTCCTTGTGCGGGCCTTCGATCGGAATGCCCAACTCCTCTGCCAGCATCCCGGCCTGACCGCAGTGATCAAGATGCCCGTGGGTGATGAGAATTTTCTCAAGCGTAACACCCGCTTTTGCCACCGCCTCTTTCAACTTGTCTAAATCGCCGCCCGGATCGGTCAGCGCAGCTTTACCCGTGGCGGTGCACCAGATCAGCGAACAATTTTGTTGAAGCGGCGTCACAGGAAGGATCGCAACTTTCATCGGTGGTGTCGGTTTGTCGGTCATCTTGCTGATTTGGCGGCACGACGCCGCGAATGCAAGCACGCACAAGGCTTCATTGACCGATCGATGAGCTTCACGTTACCTTTGCGACGTGCCCCAAGTGCTGATCATACATGACGTCGCCGACCCAGCCGTTTGGAAAGATGGTTTTGACGCCGCCAGTGGGCTGCGCAAAGAAGCGGGCGAGATCAGCTATCAAGTCCTCGTCGATCACGCCTCCCCAAACACGATCGTGCATTTCTCAACTTGGCAATCCATCGATCAGGCGAAGGCGTTCTTTCAGTCCGATGAGGTTGCCGCAATCAGACGAAAGCTGGGCGTGAAAGAGCCGGAATTCATCTATCTCAACGAGGTGGAGAGCGGCACTTTGTAACGCACCGCAGCGATGTCGTGATCAAGCAGCCGAGCCGATCAGCCCATCGACCTGCTTTGGCCTCTAGAGAGAAAGCATGTTACTCCACACCACAATCGCAATTGCGACACGGGGAGAGAGCGGGTGCAAGGAAGAGAACTGTTTCTGGCCAAACAAGCGGTCATCGTAATGTTGATCGGCCTTTTCGGAGGCTTCGCTTGGACCTTTGCCTTGTTGGAGGAAGTCAGTCTTTCACCGATCCCCATCGTTTTTGCCGATAGTTTTCCTGGCGAGCCGCAAAACTGGCGCGCAGTGCACACCGGATGTTTGATGAATGGAATTATGGCTTTGGCGATCGCTGCGGCGATGCCTTTGTTCAACCCTCCTGAACCGGCCAAGAAACGCGTCGTGATCGGCGTGGTGTTTGCGATCTGGGCGAACACGATCTTTTACTTCGCCAACTTGATGGCTCCCAATCGCAGCCTAAGTCTTGGCGAGAATGCTTTGGGCGGCGCCAGTCTCGCCGGCAGCATCGGATACATCACAGCGTTGATTGGCGCGGTTGCGTTGATTTACGCTTTGTTTGTGTTGCTGATGCAGGGAAAAGGGAAATCGGCATGACCGCCCACCCAATGGACGAATTCCCCGTCCGCAAATTCCGATTCGATTTTGATGCGGCGGAGCCTGAGACTGCTGTTTGGAGCCAAAGCTCTGAATTGTTTAGCCTGTTCGCCAATGCGTTTACGCTGCACGTACCCTATTTTGAGAAGTATCTCGTTCGATCGATGATCGCGGCGCGCGGCAAGATCACCGACGAAAAGTTGAAGCGCGATGTCGACGCCATCATCGGGCAAGAGGCGCACCATGCCGATGCCTTCATTAAATTTAACGACCTATTGAAACGCCGATATCCCAAGGCTCAGGCTATGGAAGAGCATGCCAAATATGGGTTCAAGGATCGTCTCAAAAAGGATGATTTCAAAACCTTGGTCGGCTTCACCGCAGGATACGAAACTTTCACATTCCTCGCCGGAATGCTGTTCCTCGACAATTACGATGAATGGATGGCGGATTCCGATCCCAAAGTGAAAGCTTTGTGGGTGTGGCATCAGGTGGAGGAGGTGGAACACGCCGCCGTCGCGTTTGATGTCTACAAGCACTTCTTTGCCGATGATGAGAATTTCCGTCGAAGAATGGTGCTTTCCGCGTTTTGGCACATCGTGTCCGAAACGTTCAAAGCATATCTCCATATGTGCAAAGTCGAAGGGTGGTTTTCCAATCCCATCCGTGCGGCCCGCGCTATGGGGTTTATCACCCGCGTTGTGTCACAAATGATCTGGAACGCGCGCCCCGTGATGCGATCAGGATATCACCCGCGCAATCACCCGCTCGCGACAACGGAACAAAATCCCATCGCCGTATCCTGGCGACGTTTCCATAAAGAAGGCGGCGACGTCTTAGAAATCGATCACGCCAAAATGAAAGCCATTCTGGAAGGTTGAGTGAGCGCAATTGATGGCCCAATCGGGTTCTATCGTGGGAGGTACGGCACCGTTAGATTCGTCCGCCCTTCCAAACTACTCGCCCAATCATCTCTATTTCATCTGCACTCACATCGACCGGAGGATAGGCGAGGTTTTGGCTGAGCAGTGAAAACCGCCCCGCCCCGGCTTGCGCCACGCGTTTGACCATCAATGTGTCACCCAATCGCACAACATGGACACCATCGCGAAACGGTTGAGTACGTCTGTCGACCAGAATTTCATCACCATCGCGCAAGACCGGATCCATGGAATCCCCTTCCACTGTGATCGCCGACAATTGCGCCCCCGATAATCCCTGTTCCGCCAGCCATCTGCGCGAGAACTTAAACGAATCAAACGGCGCCTCTGTCACGGGGACTGCGCCGGGGCCCGCGGACGCTCCTATGTCGAGCCGTTCGACATCGATCCAATCCGATTGCTTGGCCGGTTTGGCCCAGAAATTGTAGGATTTTTCCTCCGGAAACTCCGATGGCGCACCCAACTCTTCTTCACCGATCCCAAAGAACCGCGCCAGCGTCTTGCGGTCCCCTTCCTCCAACTTGCGCGGCGATCCTTTGCGGATGAACTGTTGAAGGTAGCTAGTATTTCTACCTAGCAACTCAGAGAGGCTCGCAAGACTAGCGCCCCGTTCTTGCGACAATTCGAGCAAACGTCGGCGCACCTGATCGGAGTGTCCGTAAGAATAGGATGTCGGCTTCATAGGATGTTTAACCATTAAAACTTCCTATACGAAAGATTTTTCCTAGACAAGTAGGAAATGAGATGGAACATTTAAGGAACATTGAGTGATTCGCAGGGTCGCAGCCCGGTTCATTCTCACATTCACTTCGGTGTCCAACAGGAACCTAACCAAGGGGTACAAAGATGCTTTTGCGCAAAGTTGAAAAGTTCATGTCCGACCACAACATGCCCGCGACCAAATTTGGCCGGCTGGCTGCTCATGACCCGCGGTTTGTGTTGGACCTACGGATGGGACGTATACCTCGCCCAGCCACAGAGGCGCGGATCAAACGTTGGATGGCGCACTACATCGCATCCTATGGCGCGTCATCCGATGACGTCCTGAGCACCAATTCTGCATCGATCTCCCCCACAATCGGCTCTCTCCAATCTGAGGAATTCTCGCATGCTGTATGAAGGAGCGCTCCAATCCGATGCCACCACCACTTCGGCGTTTACCTCCCCTCCTCCATTTGAAACCAAGTCGGCAGACGGGGCTGTTGAGGCGTCAAACAAAGTATCGAGCGTTAGCCAGCGTGCGCGCAGATACCGGCCGCGCCGGACCGTTTCGGACCGCGTGAGAGAGGCCCTTTTGATGTTGGCCGACGGGCGCGCGGATCTCTTAACCCACGAAGAAAAAGCGTGGAACTCGATCACGTTCAGCGGCACGCGCCACGAAATCATGTTGGATTTTAACGGGGCGGAATCGGTGGCAGCTGGTGAGGGTTTCATCGCCAATTTGCCCGAACACGAGTTTCGCATTCCCGGCCATTTGGTCGCCGATGCCACGATTAATGAGGTTGATCACCGGTTTGGTGCGGATGAACGGATGGTGGTGACGGCGGTTTTGTTGCTGTTAGAAGAAGCGTAAACCGTCGCCTCACCACCCGACAACGAAGGTAAATAAAAACCACCATGAAGGTGGCTATATTTGGCGTCGTGAAAATGATTTGCTGGACGCGGATCGAATAGACCCGCGTCCAGCGAAACTTATGCTTTGATAACGATCATCTTTTCGATGGTCATTTCATGCATTGTGTACGGAATACCGCCAACACCGTGGCCGGACGTACGCAGACCAGCAAAAGGCATCCAATCGGTGCGGAAAGCGGAATGGTCGTTCACCATCACCGCCGACGCATCGATGTTGCGATAGGTCGTCATCGCCGCGGAAAGGTCATTGGTGTACACCGCCGCTTGGAACGCGACGTCGAGCGAATTGGCCTGAGCGATGGCCGCGTCCACATCATCATAGGAATAGATGCAAACCACCGGACCGAACACTTCGTTTTGCGAAATGGTAGCGTCGACAGGTGGGTTAAGCAGCAAAGTCGGTGCGTAAGTGGTGTCAGAGAGCTTTTCTCCCCCACACAGCACCTCTGCCCCGCCTGATCGCGCTTCTTCGACCCATTGCGCCACACGGTCGCATTCTTTCGGTCGGATCAAAGGCCCGCATTCCACGGTTTCATCAATGGCGTTGCCCACGGTAAGCGCTTTGGTTGCTTCCGCCATCTTGGCCGATAATTCCCCGACAATCGAACTGTGAGCGAAGACTCGTTGGACCGACACACACACCTGACCCGAATGGTAGAACCCGCCTTTAACAAGGCTGGGCACGGCGGCATCAATATCCGCCGTCGGATCAACGATAACAGGCGCGACACCACCATGTTCAAGCGCGCAACGCGCACCCGGCGCCAGCTTTGATCGCAACGACCAACCAACGCCGGCCGAGCCAATAAAGCTAAAGAAGGCAACGCGTGAATCGCTAACCATTCGCTCCGAAACATCGCGCGGCGGTTGAACCGCGCGCGCCCAATCTTCGGGCAATCCCGCCTCGTGCAGAATAGAGATGAACTCAAAACACGAAAGCGGCGTATCAGCGGCCGGTTTGACGATCACTGGGCAACCCGTGGCAACCGCCGGCGCAACCTGGTGAACGATCAAATTCAACGGGTGGTTGAACGCCGAAACCGCAACCACGACACCAATTGGTTCGCGTGTGGTCCACGCAATTCGCCCATCGCCCGCAGGGGTTAGCCCCATCGGGATTTCTGTACCTTTGATGGCGCCCATTTCATGGATGCACAATTCCATCCCATTGATTGCGCGGTCCACTTCGACCCGCGCATCGATCAACGGTTTGCCCCCTTCATCGGCGATCTGAAACGCCAAATGGTCGCGGCGCTCCGTCATGATTTCCATGGCTTTGTGAAGGATCGCCGCGCGTTCATGCGGCTTCTTCCAACCGGAACGATCCTTATGGAGCGCCTCGGCCTTTGCGAGATACCCATCAACGGTCTCCCAATCGGCAGTGGGAACACTGCCGATTGGGGACAAGTCGAACGGATTGACGACTTCATGCATAATTTTAGTCCTTATCGACTGATAGTGATCAGAGCTCAGCGCTGAGTTTCTTGATGTCGATGTTCAGGATTTGGTCGTTTTCAGTGTAGTCGACCGGGCAATCGATCAAATGAACGCCCGGCGTATCGCGGCAATGCGCCAACACTTCTGTGAGATGCTCACTCGATGTGACACGGTGACCATGGCCGCCATAGCTTTCTACATATTTGACGAAATCAGGGTTGCCGTAGGTCAAGCCGAAATCATCAAAACCCATATTCGCCTGCTTCCAACGTATCATGCCATAGGCATCATCGCGCAAGATGAGAACGGTAAGGTTGAGACCCAAACGCACCGCTGTTTCCAGCTCTTGGCTGTTCATCATGAAGCCGCCATCGCCGCAAACCGCCATAACCTTGCGATCGGGATAGAGCATCGCACTCATCATTGCGCTAGGCAGGCCTGCGCCCATTGTGGCCAGTGCGTTGTCGAGCAAGACCGTATTAGGCAAATACGCTGTGTAACCGCGCGCAAACCAGATTTTGTACACGCCGTTATCAAGGCAGATAATGCCATCATGCGGCATGGAATCGCGCACTTGTTGAACAAGATGCGGTGGGAAAATTGGGAAACGCGTATCCGCGGCCAACGGACCGGTGTGATCCAATTCGGCCTGATGATAGGAAAGCGCCTTATCAAAGTTCCAACTGCGGTTCGGCGTGATGTCTTCTTTCATCTGCCAGATGCCGTTGGCGATATCGCCGATCACTTCGATTTGCGGGAAGTAAACCGGATCAACTTCGGCGGTTTTGGTCGATACGTGAATGACGGTTACGCCGTTGTCTTTCATGAAGAATGGCGGTTTCTCGATCACATCGTGGCCGACATTGATGATGCAATCGGCATCTTCGACCGCACGGTGCACAAAGTCACCCGCAGATAGAGCCGCACAGCCCAGGAATTTGGGATGACGTTCATCAATAACGCCCTTGCCCATTTGCGTGGTCAGGAACGGAATACCGGTTTTCTCGACGAACTGTTCTAGCATCCGACCGCACAATTTGCGGTTCGCGCCAGCACCAATCACCAAAACGGGGTTCTTCGCCGCTTCGACTGCTTTGACAGCGGCACGAACGGCCTTTGGTTCCGCCGATGGGCGACGCGCCACGCTTTTGGGAAGCGGCTGAAAATCGGTTGTCGGTTCTTCCGCAATATCTTCGGGTAGCTCGATCAATGTCGCGCCGGGCTTTTCCTCTTCGGCCAAACGATACGCTTCGCGCACGCGGCTTGGAATGTTGTCACCAGCAGCAATCTGGATCGAATATTTCGTCACCGGCTCCATCAAAGAGACGATATCGACAATTTGGAAACGGCCTTGCTTCGATTTCTTGATCGGTTTTTGACCGGTGATCATCAGGACCGGCATACCGCCCAATTGCGCGTAGGCGGCCGATGTCACAAAGTTCGTAGCGCCAGGGCCAAGCGTTGCGACACAAACGCCGGTCTTGCCGGTGTGGCGACCATAGGTCGCTGCCATAAAGCCGGCGCCTTGTTCGTGGCGAGTGAGGATCAATTTGATCTTCTTAGACCTGCCCAGCGAATCCAACAGGTCGAGGTTTTCCTCTCCCGGAACGCCAAAGATGTATTCACAGCCCTCGGCCTCGAGACATTCGATAAAGACGTCTGAAGCTTTTTTGGTATCGGTCATAATAAAAATTCCCCCCAATCATTGCGGTGATGCGTGCGCGTCAATTGCGCCCCGCACCTGTCATAGATTTGCTGCACAAAACGCCTCTTATCCGAGGATGCACCCCACTCGTTTTTATGCACGAAACGTCAATCCGTTCGCATGCGACCCGGTCGTGATGACCAAGTCTTATGAACATGTATTGCAGGAATCCGCCAGAATCCAAGGGCCAAGCGTCATTTCAACGTTCAGCGGGGGCGAATTCAATATCCAAGAGTGGGGTCAAACACCGGTTCGACCGGCTCGCCCTTGCGATATTTCTCAAGGTTTTCAAGGAATCGCGCGGCGCTGCGGTAAAACATTTGGTCCTGAGCGCGGCCGGATAAATGCATCGAAATATGCGCGTTATCCAACGCCCAAAGAGGATGGTCGAATGGCAGCGGTTCGGGTGTGGTGACGTCGAGGAACGCTGCACCAATGCTCTTATCTTCCAATGCCGTGATCAAGGCCGGTTGATCCACCACACTGCCGCGCGCAATATTGACGAGCACCGCGTCGGATTTCATCGCGGAAAGTTCTGACGCACCGATCATGCCTTCGGTTTCGGGCGTGGCCGGCACGGCAAGGATCACCCAATCGAATTCACCCAGATGATCGCGCCATTGATCTGGGGTTAGGACCCCTTCTCCTGGTGTGCGACGAACAACAGTCACGTCGATATCAAACGCCTTCAACCTCGGTTCAATCAAACGGCCGATTGCGCCATAGCCAAGCAACAGCGCCCTTGATCCCGCCAATTCGCGTTTGCCGGGCGAGTCCATCAACCATTCGCGCCGTTCTTGGGCTCGCACGACATCGCGATATCCCTTTGCAATGTTAAGCATCCCCATCACAACATATTCGGCAATGGTAACCGCGTTGATCCCGGCGCCGTTGGTCACAGTGATTCCGCGATCAATCAGCACATCCATCGGCAGAAAATCGAGCCCGGCGTAAATCGAATTGAGCCATTTGAGATCGGTCGCCGCACGCAAAGTCGCGGCCATGGCGGCCTGATCGTTCATGTCGAACCATCCGATCTCTGCTCCTTTCACCGCTTCGACTGCCTCTTCATGCGTCATGAACCAACGTACATCGAGATCGGTTGGAAGTTGAGGTTCAAGCAGCGGCCGAATAAGCCCAGAAATTGCAATTGAGGTCATAGCTTCCATTCCCAACCCATCGGATCACCGTCCATAACGTCCACACCGTGAGCAACCAGTTCATCACGGATCGCGTCTGATGCGGCGAAGTCTTTTTCTGCTCGCGCCGCTTTGCGACGGGTCAATGCGTCTTCAATCGCGGCCTCATCAATCGCGGCATCCTTTGGCCGAATGCGCAATGCTTCGCGGGTGAGGTCAAAAAGGCCCAACCCCAAGACGCTGTCCATATGTTCGATAACAGCGCGTTTGATCCCGGCGTCCACCTTTTTCACAGCAAGAGCATCTTCGATCGCGGTTAGCGCGCTGGGTGTACCCAGATCATCATTCATCGCGGCTTCGAATTTGGCCATTGGCGCGGCGAATTTGGGGTGCTCAGCCACGGGTTGAGACGGAGCATCAGCCAACCGCTGGGCCGCCATCACCATCCGTTTCAGCCGGGTGAGCGCTGCCTCCAACCCTTCCCATGAAAACTCCAATTCGCTGCGGTAATGGGCCTGTAGGCACATCATGCGATAGGCGAGCGGATGGTAACCTTTGTCCATCAACAATTGCAGGCGCAGGAATTCGCCCGACGATTTCGACATCTTGCCCGATCGTTCGACGAGGAAGTTGTTGTGCATCCAAATATTGGCACCTGAATTGCGCGCCTCGGATAGACCCCCATGACCACTGGCACAGCCGCAGAACGCCTGGTTCTGCGCAATCTCGTTCGGATGATGGATTTCGCGATGGTCGATCCCGCCGGTGTGAATATCGAACGGAAAGCCGAGCAATTTTTCACCCATGACAGAGCATTCCAAATGCCAACCTGGGGCGCCCTTACCCCATGGGGAATCCCATTCCATCTGACGCTTTTCACCATCCGGTGTTTTTCGCCAAATCGCAAAATCGGCCGCGTTGCGTTTGCCTTCGACCGTGTCAATCCGCCCTTCGCCGTCTTCGGTGACGGCCCGAGCCAGCCGTCCGTAATCTTCGACCGTGGTCACATCGAAATAGAGGCCAGTTGCGCATTCATAGCAATGCTTATCCGCGATACTTTTCGCAAACTCGATCATCTCTTCGATGTAATCGGTCGCGATCGACCATTTGGCCGGCTGGCGGATATTGAGCGCTTCGACATCCGCCCAATAGGCTTGGGTATAATGCTGCGCGATATCCCAGATCGACTGCGCTTTTTCGGCCGCCATCTTCTCCATTTTATCCTCACCGTCATCGGCATCATCGGTCAGATGGCCGACATCGGTGATGTTGATAATATGGGTGAGCGAAAGCCCCTTAAAGCTAAGCGTGCGGCCCAGAATATCGGCAAAAACATAAGCGCGCATATTACCGATATGCGGGTAATTGTAGACCGTCGGTCCGCACGTATAGACCCGCGCCTCTCCGGCATGGACGGGCGTGAATGGTTCGATCGCACGGGTCAGCGAATTGAAGAGCGAGAGAGGCGTTTCAGTCATAGGCAAGCCATGCACATCGGCCGCCTCTCGGGTCAAGAGATTAGCGTTTGGTCGACGCTATCCTAACTGTCCTCTTCCTCGTCCTCTTCTTCGCTTTCTTCTTCGCCAACCCAAAGATCTTCGTTCCCTGCGCCGGTCACCGGATCATCAATCAACGGATCGGTCTCGAATTGCCCATCTGGGCGCATGTCGATCAATCCGGCCTCGATCGTGCCGACTTGGATCACGTCTCGCGGTTCGATCCCTTCTTCGATCAGGTCGCGTATT comes from the Erythrobacter sp. Alg231-14 genome and includes:
- a CDS encoding beta-ketoacyl-ACP synthase 3 produces the protein MVNVTGSRILGSGSALPERIVSNAELAAQIDTSDEWIVERTGIRQRYIAGESETTASLAIKAAQAALNDAGLTASDIGLIIVATATPDNTFPATATKVQNALGCNGGVAFDVAAVCSGFLYALTTADSLLTTGMAKRAMVIGAETFSRILDWEDRTTCVLFGDGAGAVVMEAADCVDPAHEGGPGILASRLHADGANHDLLYVDGGPSTTQTVGHLRMKGREVFRHAVVNLSSVLNEVIEDAGVSAQDIDWVVPHQANARILDATAKKLGIPPEKVVVTVDQHANTSAASVPLAFDVARRDGRIKPGDLVMFEAMGGGFTWGASLVRV
- the plsX gene encoding phosphate acyltransferase PlsX, translated to MTFPRIAVDAMGGDEGVRVMVEGAAIARREHEKFKFLLVGDQPRIEKALSAHPGMRDASEILHCEDVISGDEQPSKAIRRAKTTSMGLAVNAVKQGDAGAAVSAGNTGALMAMSKIALRTMPGIDRPALAALLPTLEAHDVVMLDLGANTEADARNLVQFAVMGAAYSRIVNGFERPSVRLLNIGTEEIKGTDALRDAAAFLSDAVASKDGGLALDFDGFVESDKINRGETHVVVTDGFSGNIALKAIEGSARFVTDLLKQAFTSSIRSKIGFLVSKPATELLRHHLDPNNHNGAVFLGLNGVVVKSHGSATAKGVAHAVAVAARLLEDQLTQRIANDLAELGEDALRTNSNGAS
- the rpmF gene encoding 50S ribosomal protein L32; its protein translation is MAVPKRKVSPHRRGNRRAHDSLSVEAFQECSNCGELKRPHNMCPACGFYNGREVMAPKGL
- a CDS encoding MAPEG family protein; the protein is MMTILPVTLAAAAAAAILNLWLSIRIGAIRQATEISIGHADSDPLERRMRAQSNFVENTPFVLALVLAIELTGKGSWWLAYVAGAYFIARIAHAYGMDGGKFKAGRMVGTLITMVVLLGLAIVAALIAGRVL
- a CDS encoding MBL fold metallo-hydrolase; protein product: MKVAILPVTPLQQNCSLIWCTATGKAALTDPGGDLDKLKEAVAKAGVTLEKILITHGHLDHCGQAGMLAEELGIPIEGPHKDDIFWIEKLDDDGARYGMEARSFTPDRWLEQGDTVTVGDLTLDVIHCPGHTPGHVIFFHEPSRFAIVGDVLFQGSIGRTDFPRGNHQDLIDAITQRLWPLGDDVMFIPGHGPTSTFGQERKTNAFVSDYALS
- a CDS encoding putative quinol monooxygenase, which produces MLIIHDVADPAVWKDGFDAASGLRKEAGEISYQVLVDHASPNTIVHFSTWQSIDQAKAFFQSDEVAAIRRKLGVKEPEFIYLNEVESGTL
- a CDS encoding metal-dependent hydrolase, with product MTAHPMDEFPVRKFRFDFDAAEPETAVWSQSSELFSLFANAFTLHVPYFEKYLVRSMIAARGKITDEKLKRDVDAIIGQEAHHADAFIKFNDLLKRRYPKAQAMEEHAKYGFKDRLKKDDFKTLVGFTAGYETFTFLAGMLFLDNYDEWMADSDPKVKALWVWHQVEEVEHAAVAFDVYKHFFADDENFRRRMVLSAFWHIVSETFKAYLHMCKVEGWFSNPIRAARAMGFITRVVSQMIWNARPVMRSGYHPRNHPLATTEQNPIAVSWRRFHKEGGDVLEIDHAKMKAILEG
- a CDS encoding S24 family peptidase, translating into MVKHPMKPTSYSYGHSDQVRRRLLELSQERGASLASLSELLGRNTSYLQQFIRKGSPRKLEEGDRKTLARFFGIGEEELGAPSEFPEEKSYNFWAKPAKQSDWIDVERLDIGASAGPGAVPVTEAPFDSFKFSRRWLAEQGLSGAQLSAITVEGDSMDPVLRDGDEILVDRRTQPFRDGVHVVRLGDTLMVKRVAQAGAGRFSLLSQNLAYPPVDVSADEIEMIGRVVWKGGRI